The DNA window cagtttcatgtctatccttgtattgttcatccagtcgaggttgatcagggtttttaaaaagtaattagtgatAAGTAAcgaaattacttttcagacagagtaattagtacagtatacactgtagaagatgtaattagtagttagtaattaattattcttattttttttttagagtaacttacccaacactggtctcaACATGGCAATAAACAAGAATGCACTAAAATAATATAGGTTTTGTCATAGAAGAAGCTTATTTCGTGTGTTGAAATGGTTAAAAGTCCGAAACACTTTCATCAATTCACAAATTTATGAATAGGGCCTGCTTTTTTCAGTTTGCATGTGAAGATGAGTGATTAAAGTATTTAAATTGCTATTGTAAAAAAGTATACAGGCCTATTGTAAAGCAATAGGAGGAATATAATCATTTTTACTGACGGCCCATTATACAAATTGAGCGTTTGATCAGTGGAAGACACAGAGGGAATCGGCGAGGGGCGTGGCTTATACGCCTAGCTCGGCCTACATAAGTCACATGGTCTGTTTTCCCGCGAAAATTAGTGTAGGTAGAGACTGAAAAGGCAGTTCCGGTGAGATAGCGTAACAACAACAACTGCTGCACACCACCGAGAAGTGCGGGGGTTTCATTCATAGTGAAATATGGCTCAAGCTCGGGTTACCGATTATTTTGCACAGAATAAGAAGAGTGGCGTTGGTCGATCTTTACGGTGCAAGGGGCAAAAAGTGCCCGTAGACGTTGCGGAGTCATCGGTGATTACCGAACCGAAGACCTCGAGCAGAGCCGCACGCTCTTTACGCACAACGACGCAATCGCAAAAACATGTTCAGCAGGAGTTTCTCAAAGTGATCGACGAGGCTTTATCGGCAGAAACGGTGGATACCGTGACAGACCTGCGAGATGTGAGTATTGATGGACGTACGGCGAGTCCCCGCACTCCTAAACGGAGCTGTGCGGAGTTTGATGTGTGCTCGGTGGTGTTCCCGTCCACAGCCGAACTGCACAGCAGCGCCAAGAAGCGACAGCGGCTTCAAGCGGGTCGGAACTCCAAAACATCACCAGAGGAACGCACAGGCCAGAAGAGCGCCAGAAAGAAGCTCGATCTCTTGAAAAATGACGACCAAGTGCAGGTAAATAAACCATAAAGCGTAAGACGCGTTCAAAATCAGCTGGACGAAGCAATTTTTAACCAttgtgcgacctttgggacatttttgtctttttcatttttgtttttctatcatttttGGCTGTGTAAATGCCAACTGCATACATTTAGCCAAAGGGGTGTGTGTTTGATATTTCAGCCTCAGTTCCTTTAATACATCTacaatacactgtgtacacaaaatagttacactcgggaccttcaggacaaaaatgtccccattgaaacccattaaaactgcaaaaaaaaaaaaaataaaaaaaaaaataaatatatataatttcattccggagccctggcttcaaaatttaattttttataatttccaccagatggcgccatttttctcatgtttagcctatggagcaagtacatgcttttttcctattttctgtttgctgtattatagagcactgcaggctaaTTGAaaaaatgatgcagctaaaattgtgtaaaaaaaaaaaaaaaaacagtggcattatataaacaaactggcatttaaagggttaaaatcctgaaaatgaatgaatatttggtagttatgatcagcactgatgttgattttaaaaaaaaaaaaaaaaaaaacgaattgaaagtggaaaatattaatatatattattattattattattatggcagtttttcttttatgctgacatttttgtcctctaaggacctctgagtaatttgttttattgacgcacaagggttaacttGGAATGGTGACTTAAAATGCAACGCTCAGTGAGACGCAACATTAAGACGTTCATCCGACTCGTACACAGcaaagggctgttcacaccaaacacgtaACGTATAGATGCAACACCACTAATGGAGCAGAACGCAGGTATCTCGAAACACGTTTTAACAGTTAAAGTTCTTTAtaacttgacacggcgtctaaaacacatttttatatacaaaaataattgaaaacgGTGCAGACTGACCCCAAAAAAGCGACCAGGACTagttaaaaaatatctaaacggAGCACAATGGAATTTAACTGTTTTTAACTAGACAAGACTTAAAAATGCAACACTCGGTGAGACGCGACACAACATTCAagacctaataataataatacgggGCTGGTTTTGTGAACGCCACCTAATATGCTACTTTTCATTAAGTTTACCAAGtagttgtttttatatatatatatatatatatatatatatatatattacaaatggcCCCGTTTTATGGAGGACTAAGTCTGCTAATATTACAAATACAGTTTGGCAGTCTGCTGTTTACCTTTTTAAAATTGGTTTatttgttaataaataaaaataaaattgtttattgttagtttatagtgcattaactaatattatcatcgatttaaaaaaacaaataaacaaataaaataaaaaatactacatgtggaaattaacatttaaccaataatttataaatgttgttgaagtattgttcatttttagttcatgttaaaaaaataattaacaaatggaacgttattgttaagtgttaccatttaatttaattgcatttcCTTGGTAATAGATCTTCAGGATCACACTAAAGTTTATCAAGTAGAATTCAATAGAGCGAaacagtgcccgtccactttttcagccatctagGTTTCGggcctgcttaatattgtgtgggtccccttgtgccgccaaagcagcgccaacccgcatctcagaatagcattctgagatgatattcttctcaccacaattgtacagagtcagttatccgagttaccgtagactttgtcagttcgaaccagtctggtcattctctgttgacctctctcatcaacaaggcgtttccgtccacagaactgccgctcactggatgttttttgtttttggcaccatttggagtaaattgtaaagtctatggtaactcagataaccgctctgtacaattgtggtgagaagaatatcatctcagaatgctattctggtgctgttttggcggcacgaaagggacctacacaatattaggcaggtggttttaatgttgtggctgatcggtgtattttccccattcatttcctccatagactttttataaaatccttcataagagttgtgagccatgaatcaaaccaaccagctctgaggagaatcacaacatcacaaactttgttttgaggcaaaaaagtatttgaaaatcacatAAAAACAAAGATACAAGGCTGTGTatttaccgtctttcatgagggcataaacaacaatcccataaagcattgcaatTAAGGTAATAAAAAATTATGGGAATATATATACAACTAATGATTTTAGgttaagtatagaaacaaaatatttagtttattgcaaaatattccaatatgtacaaatataaaagtAGTTTAAGGCATGTTTTTGTGGCATtcgttggccgcggttctctgatggatctttctctgctgtaccatgggtaatgtacaGTAGTTGTTTcccatgaattctgctatcaaacacgatttttaaacaattaagttgaaataacgcagacggatggcttgaACGGAAGCAAATACaattgatgaacaacctcgtagctcacagtctgtctttaaaggtttaagttattgttgaaaatcgaTTTGTCTATGGGATagatgaatgggatttttatttccggaaccagactgttgcgctcttgGATTCtttgagtattttattttttatatatatatatattaatcctGATAGAGTTTGGTGAAGTATACTTTTATTGTCTGCTTAATCTGCATGTGTCAATCAATGCATATAAAGGACAAGCCCTTTAAAATCCAACATTGACTCTGCTGGTTATCTCAGGTGCTTAACCCAGAGCTTTTGCTCTTTGATTGATTTAGAGCAGCGAACCTTTGGCCAACACCACTCCACAGGTGCCTCAACCAACTGCCAGCAAAGAAAGCAAAAATACTGTTAATCATAATGCAAATAGCTCCCCTGTAAGCAAGGCGAGTGGAGATGATAAGCCCAAGCGGATAACCAGGAGCAAGGTAATGCATGGGGGTGGATCACACCTATGCAGGAACCTCCTGGTGTTTTAGATTCTGTCATTGAATCAGCTTTTTGTTCTTTCAGAAAACATTTTCGAGGGAAGATGTGGCGGCGTTGAAGTCCAAGCTGCAGAGACTGAAAGGGCAGTCTGAAAATGTGACGTCTCCCTCACCGGCCTCTGTGCCAGTGCTAGCGGAGCTGAAAGCCCGACTCGATGCCACCCGGGAGATCTCTGCAAAGGTTCAGCAGAGGAAGATGGAGAGAGTTGCCGGGGATGCTAAAGCTACTCGGGCACAGGCTAAAGAACCAGAGGAAAGGTGAGTCTGTAATAGCGGTCAACCAATGTAGGTTTTTTCCAGTTAGAAAGCAGAGTGACCAAATTAGTTgtgttttggtctgtttctcaccctgaACCAATtgcatctcttcagaagacatgggttaaaccacttgagtcgtatggattacctttatgccgCCTTTTAGACAGGGTTTCGTCTTCATGcgattctctctctcacacacacacacacacacactgagatgtTTACTAAGATTAATCCCTCGTTCTGTCAAATGTCTTCTCACAGTTATCCTTCTTCGTGCCACAcatcttgttttattcatttataagtggtacaatgcagtgcagctgatcagttgggcactggtGGTCCACACTGCACTGGGGAATCGGCTGGCATTCGCAGTTAGGGTGAACAGACGTCACTTTAAAACCGGGGACAGTCCCGATTTTGCAAGTCATGTACCGCAATTTTGTTGGCAGTTTTGTGTGCCTCTTATTATCGGACAAATGTGAAGGCAatgtgtaaatgctgattttaaattcactagtcGAGCTTTTTGAGAGATGCATTCATGAACTTCCTTTAGCATAATTTCCATGATGAATAAGTCCCTCACACCTAAGCTCCCAGAGCGGGGTTAGGTTCGATAATTTTTTGATATTCGGTTTCTCATACCTGTGCTCTTTGCCGGCGGCAAGTTTGCAAATATTTTGCGCACTTGGCTTGATGTtataccatttatatttatataccatataactataatatacagacataaaacactgTACTCGGAACTGTCAGCTGGTGTGGCAGCTGCAGAATTATGACTTTCATTGCttttaagggaccgtctgaaaattccactcgccgtTAAACTCAAGCGGTGTCCAATCACTCATTCAGCTGACGTGcaagtgaaacataaaacattaaaagtacacttttacTCTCAATGTTGTAGTAAGTTGCCAGTTAAAAGGCTGAGCTACTACaagtgagatttttacagtaagtccaataaaaagaatacagtattactttaaataaagtaaataaataattcccccacattttcacattctaaaggttgtagtaacttcccagtagATAGACTGACTAACTGTgaaaaatctcacctgtagtaagtcagtctactGGGAACTTCAAccttttggaatgtgaaaataacatttaggTGAATTTTAGTTAATTTTCAAAGTAATCTAATACTACTCATATTATTGGAtgtactgtaaaaatctcacctgtagtaagtccgtCTGCCCACTGGGAACTtgctacaacctttggaatgtgaaagtttttgttaattttgttcgTAATATAATTGAAAACTGTACAttcatatgcacagccatcattcTGGCAATCTACTAAAACCTgtgaagtgttttatttattaaatacatttttttttagatagaacATGCAAGCCAATAGTCAAATAAATGACTGCTTTGACGCCAGTGACGTTTTAGTTGTGGTGGAGTTTTCAGACTGTCCCTTACGCAACATAGGTGAATAtcgaacctaaaactaactttaccccgcAGTTAAACGTAAGCCTGTCTTTTACAATGTAGGCATATGCTTCAGTAGTCCTATGAATGTATGGTCATTTTCGTAATCTCATTTAAAACCTAGACAGCAGTTTTATGTTTAGGGCTGTCTGATAAATCTGGCTATTtgatgagagggagagagagctctGCTGCAATAAACGTGGCGAGTTTTGgggaataaatggtaaagaatttaatgTTAACTGAGACCAATTTAtagcagagaacttttattctgtctcgcAGCATTGAGGAAGACAACGGTGGAGATTGGCCAATCAGacgaaaggggcgtttcaggtccacccatatgtGCTAATCAAATATTCAGTATATTAGTGAAATAAAATCTAAACGCACAGTGTCctgtggctatttttccaatttcctatttttaacttgagaattaaatcgaaattacgaaaaacaagtcattatttgtttttccgattttgaGTTCCTaactgaatatgaaatgaacTGATACATGGATTTACATTTCAACATGAGTTCTCTTGTTTCAGAGAGAAGCTCCCAGCATATCAGCGTTACCACACTCTAGCTCAGGATGTGCCGCCTGGTCTCACGCTGCCCTATAAATATAAAGTTCTGGCTGAGATGTTCCGCAGCATGGAGACGATAGTGGGCATGCTCTTCAACCGCTCCGAGACGGTCACTTTTGCAAAGGTCAAGCAAGGAGTCCAGGATATGATGCACAAGTAAGAAGCAGGATATAACGATGTCTTCATGCGCCAGTCAGGCTGTTGGATTGGCTAATCCCGTTGTGAATCAGTGGTAACACTAAATTTGCTGTCTTTGCAGGCGTTTTGAAGAAAGTCACCTGGGACAGATAAAGACGGTGTACCCATCTGCCTATACTTTCCGCCAGGAGAGAAACATTCCATGTTTTAGTGCCACTACGAAGAGATCTAGCTACCAGCTCACAGTAGAGCCCATCATTGACGAAGGTGAGAACTTGTAAACCAGTGTTGGGGAACATCATCACTTTGACAAATTACATTGAGTAATTACTTCTACAATGGGAGCGCAATGCTTGGGCCATGTTCACACTAGCCTGTTTTCAGGTTCATAACTTTATCGTTTGCCAGGTATGTGGTTACTAAGTGCATTTTTGATGGAGAAAACCTGCCGTTCCAGTGTGGATAAGACGTCTAAACGAGGCAAAATCGTGttgtcatttttttccatagtggTAGTGTCTACTGCAGGCAAATATTTGTCACCGTGACATAGTTTGCGTGTAATGAACAATCCCCTATATGGGAATTGCACCATAGTGTAGAACTTTTTTATTGATTACAGTATTTAATGGGAACAATCTAGTTTTGTGTCACGTCACTCGCTTGCTGTGTAGCCATATTGTCATGCGATGTGTAGGCCTGTGTGACCGATATGGTTGGGTAAGGGAGGAATTTTCAAATGTATTGGCAATAAATAAATCAAGTAACTGATGCAATAAAGCTACTTGTTacttaagtaatctgattatgtatcACGCAGCATAATGTTATCCACAACGCTGCTCATATTCTGCATGCAAATGAagtaatttttttgggggggatttttcccctttttctcccaattttggaatgcccaattcccaatgcgctctaagtcctcgtggtcgcatagtgattcgcctcagtccgggtggcggaggacgaatcccagttgcctccgcgtctgagacagtcaacccgcgcatcttatcacgtggcttgttgagcgcgttgcaaccacgctcaattcaccatgcgccccaccgagaacaaaccacattatagcgaccatgaggaggttaccccatgtgacactaccctccctagcaaccgggccaatttggttgcttaggagacctggctggagtcactcagcacgccctgggattcgaactagcgaactccaggggtgctagccagtgtattttaccactgagctacccaggccccaattaaGTCTCATTTTAATCATTGGCAGTGTTTTTTGAAAGTGACTGTTCATTCCTTCCCTCCCCAGAGTTTAATGGTACTCAGCCAGTGTTGCCAGCATCTCATCTTTTGGAAAGAAGGCAAATTTTTCACCAAAATCTGGTTGAAGTCATGAAGGGACACCATAAGGTAAGCACAGGATATTGGCAAACTTATTATTTTCTGCATGAGTGTAACGAGAGGTTTTGGCTATTGTTTTGTTGGATATTTGAATGTTCTTATGAAGTCTAATATTTATGTTTGTTCCAGGTGTTCTTGGCTTCCCTCAACCCTCCTATTGTTGTCCCTGATGACAAACTGACCCGCTGGCATCCCAGATTCATTGTAGATGAAGTTCCCAACATCAAGCCCAGTGATTTACCTCGGCCACCTCAAACAGAGAAGCTGACCTCCGCTCAGGAAGTTCTGGACAAGGCTCGTGCTCTCATGACCCCCAAGGTAAGCACTTAACTCATCTTTATGCTCTTAGGAGATTTGCAAGTTCCTTTTTTCAATATGGGTGGATGACCAATGAAGATATAGAAAGTATAATGAAGTTTATAAAAAGTTACCGTTTGTTCAGGtaaaatggagtaaccctaagaaaacatcTTGATTATTCTTTACTCAAtgtatgatatttgtaaaaacacAAGTTGTGTAAacgtattcaaggtgcaaggaaagtattttattaCCTTTTTTACTTGATTACACcacaacatttttaaagtcatatcaatttttattatttttttgtagaaaattctataaatgtttttgaacattttatgaaAACTTTTATGGTTTGAcacgtgtgttttaaactagatttttaaagatttctcctTTTTATCACCTTGACAAACAAGATTTGTCCAATGACCAATTAGCTCAAAATGGCGAGTAGAAGTTCTGTATTGTTTCAATGgtgagtttaaaaaataaattaacctgtatcatgatttatttttttaaattatgacttTTGTGAAGTTTTAATGTTTATAACCTGAACCAACCTTGTTTCTTCCATCATGTTGGTAGTACGGTTACACTTTTGTTTGTGGGACTTTAATTCAAAATTAAAAACCTGTTCTTTATAGAAGGGCTTTCATTGTCCAAATTaatttcactttcaatgtattaGAATAAATCAGGACACCGTGTCACATCGTTGACCCATTAATAACTTGATTGGAATTGTTATAGATGGAAAAGGCCTTGGCTAACATGGCGTTGAAAACGGCAGAGAACGTGTGTGCAAAGGAGCCAGAGTCTGCAGAGAAAACAGTTGTGACCCCATCAGAAACACCCAGTGCTCTCAAAGGAGTTTCACAGACTCTGCTGGAGAGGGTGGGTCAAAAACTACATGTGCAGTTGTCTTCAACTTTAGTCGCACTTAAGCTTTGTACAAGAAATTGATCGGTTATTTTTCCCCTCAGATCCGTGCTAAAGAGGCACAAAAGCTGCACGCTGCCCTGACCCGGAACCCACAGCAGGAGCAGCGTCTGGCGATGATGTCACGGCTCACAGAGATGGCCAGAATCCTGAGAAATGTGTTTGTAGCAGAGAAGAAGCCAGCATTAATCA is part of the Myxocyprinus asiaticus isolate MX2 ecotype Aquarium Trade chromosome 2, UBuf_Myxa_2, whole genome shotgun sequence genome and encodes:
- the LOC127454105 gene encoding DNA replication factor Cdt1-like, which produces MAQARVTDYFAQNKKSGVGRSLRCKGQKVPVDVAESSVITEPKTSSRAARSLRTTTQSQKHVQQEFLKVIDEALSAETVDTVTDLRDVSIDGRTASPRTPKRSCAEFDVCSVVFPSTAELHSSAKKRQRLQAGRNSKTSPEERTGQKSARKKLDLLKNDDQVQKTFSREDVAALKSKLQRLKGQSENVTSPSPASVPVLAELKARLDATREISAKVQQRKMERVAGDAKATRAQAKEPEEREKLPAYQRYHTLAQDVPPGLTLPYKYKVLAEMFRSMETIVGMLFNRSETVTFAKVKQGVQDMMHKRFEESHLGQIKTVYPSAYTFRQERNIPCFSATTKRSSYQLTVEPIIDEEFNGTQPVLPASHLLERRQIFHQNLVEVMKGHHKVFLASLNPPIVVPDDKLTRWHPRFIVDEVPNIKPSDLPRPPQTEKLTSAQEVLDKARALMTPKMEKALANMALKTAENVCAKEPESAEKTVVTPSETPSALKGVSQTLLERIRAKEAQKLHAALTRNPQQEQRLAMMSRLTEMARILRNVFVAEKKPALIMQLTCNRMIASYRSPLSNDEMEKHLRLLAELTPEWLTIHPIRKDLYLKLNKVMDLNIVLDKLDQKIKAEE